Proteins from one Deinococcus actinosclerus genomic window:
- a CDS encoding S8 family peptidase yields MKRNLLMLGAALTLGGLSEASAGRLSPTLLQRAQKGDQSQVGVIVRFQLPNDAQGRAQLKNLRGQLNSRLNVLGSSAGFIRQALNSGKVTQLWLDQSIYLPMTPVQARALAALPFVSEVFENFKVQIPKPQKAVALSAAAAAPGEAWHLAKIGAPQAWAAGFKGQGIKIGHLDSGIDASHPQLNGKVAAFAEFNADGDRVSGAQPHDTTNHGTHTAGLLVGDTVGVAPSAKVISALVLPNNEGTFAQVIAGMQYVLDPDNNADTDDGADVVNMSLGIPGTFDEFIVPVQNMLKAGVVPVFAIGNFGPASASTGSPGNLPDAIGVGAVGQDGQVASFSSRGPVNWNSTIKGVFTKPDIAAPGVEITSSFPNGQYGALSGSSQASPIAAGAVALLLSAKPGTSVDGIKNALYTSASNAGSKNNNVGFGLISVPGALGKLGVNAGGSTPTPTPTPTPTPTPTPTPTPTPTPTPTPTPDPAPTGPSGYTLCALEGSKCNFSGQKDAAFGTAGKYLTGVGTDGFNCTVSEWGRDPAPGLRKGCFIKDRPGSTPTPTPTPTPTPAPSTGKKPTVMLVDDDMGQGADVTAALRDAIKANAASGGAFVWNTQTQGQVPLSELKRADIVVWATGEQYQNTITAADQNTLQQYVAGGGNLLITGQDIGYDIGTSAFYTGTLKTRFVADSSGQTKFVTRGAFGSTAFTLNAQGSAGNQYYPDVIADQGGSSVVASWGTADATAGTITAQSIRVDPNKTRAAQKVKDPRGLVEQLAANVLNTVLGQILGGNTQSAQNRPRVSAQSAGENAGAIVANDAGKYRTVTMGFGMEGLTPNSRNLLMKTAFDWLMK; encoded by the coding sequence ATGAAACGGAATCTCCTGATGCTCGGCGCGGCCCTGACCCTGGGCGGCCTGAGCGAGGCCAGTGCCGGGCGCCTCTCCCCGACGCTGCTGCAACGCGCCCAGAAAGGTGATCAGTCCCAGGTGGGGGTCATCGTCCGCTTCCAGCTGCCCAACGACGCCCAGGGACGCGCGCAGCTCAAGAACCTGCGCGGCCAGCTCAACAGCCGCCTGAACGTCCTCGGGTCCAGCGCCGGCTTCATCCGGCAGGCCCTGAACTCCGGCAAGGTCACGCAGCTGTGGCTCGACCAGAGCATCTACCTGCCCATGACCCCCGTGCAGGCGCGCGCGCTGGCGGCGCTGCCCTTCGTGTCGGAGGTGTTTGAGAACTTCAAGGTGCAGATTCCCAAACCGCAGAAGGCCGTGGCGCTCAGCGCCGCCGCCGCCGCCCCCGGCGAGGCGTGGCACCTGGCGAAGATCGGCGCGCCGCAGGCCTGGGCCGCAGGCTTCAAGGGGCAGGGCATCAAGATCGGGCACCTGGACAGCGGCATCGACGCCAGCCACCCGCAGCTGAACGGCAAGGTGGCCGCGTTCGCGGAATTCAACGCGGACGGTGACCGCGTGTCGGGCGCGCAGCCCCACGACACCACCAACCACGGCACCCACACTGCCGGCCTGCTGGTCGGCGACACCGTGGGCGTGGCCCCCAGCGCCAAGGTCATCAGCGCGCTGGTGCTGCCCAACAACGAGGGCACCTTCGCGCAGGTCATCGCCGGGATGCAGTACGTGCTCGACCCGGACAACAACGCGGACACCGACGACGGCGCGGACGTCGTGAACATGAGCCTGGGCATTCCCGGCACGTTCGACGAGTTCATCGTGCCTGTGCAGAACATGCTCAAGGCCGGTGTGGTGCCGGTGTTCGCCATCGGCAACTTCGGTCCGGCATCCGCCAGCACGGGCAGTCCCGGTAACCTGCCCGACGCGATCGGCGTCGGTGCCGTGGGGCAGGACGGTCAGGTGGCCAGCTTCAGCAGCCGTGGCCCGGTGAACTGGAACAGCACCATCAAGGGCGTGTTCACCAAGCCGGATATCGCCGCGCCCGGCGTGGAGATCACCAGTTCGTTCCCGAACGGGCAGTACGGCGCGCTGAGCGGGTCCTCGCAGGCCAGTCCCATCGCGGCGGGCGCCGTGGCCCTGCTGCTGTCGGCGAAACCCGGCACCAGCGTGGACGGCATCAAGAATGCGCTGTACACCAGCGCCAGCAACGCGGGCAGCAAGAACAACAACGTGGGCTTCGGTCTGATCAGCGTGCCCGGCGCGCTGGGCAAGCTGGGCGTGAATGCCGGCGGCTCCACGCCCACCCCGACGCCGACCCCCACTCCTACGCCGACGCCTACCCCGACCCCCACGCCTACGCCGACTCCCACGCCCACCCCGACGCCTGACCCGGCCCCCACAGGCCCCAGTGGCTACACGCTGTGCGCGCTGGAAGGCAGCAAGTGCAACTTCAGCGGCCAGAAGGACGCGGCGTTTGGTACCGCCGGGAAGTACCTCACGGGCGTCGGGACGGACGGCTTCAACTGCACCGTGTCCGAGTGGGGCCGTGACCCCGCCCCGGGCCTGCGCAAGGGCTGCTTCATCAAGGACCGCCCCGGCAGCACCCCGACGCCCACGCCGACCCCGACCCCCACGCCCGCGCCCAGCACCGGCAAGAAACCCACCGTCATGCTCGTGGACGACGATATGGGCCAGGGCGCCGACGTGACGGCCGCGCTGCGCGACGCCATCAAGGCGAACGCCGCCAGCGGCGGGGCGTTCGTGTGGAACACCCAGACCCAGGGGCAGGTGCCGCTGAGCGAACTCAAGCGCGCGGACATCGTGGTGTGGGCGACCGGTGAGCAGTACCAGAACACCATCACGGCCGCCGATCAGAACACCCTGCAGCAGTACGTGGCGGGCGGCGGGAACCTGCTGATCACCGGGCAGGACATCGGCTACGACATCGGCACCAGCGCCTTCTACACCGGCACCCTGAAGACCCGCTTCGTGGCGGACAGCAGCGGGCAGACGAAATTCGTGACGCGCGGCGCGTTCGGCAGCACCGCCTTCACCCTGAACGCCCAGGGCAGCGCCGGCAACCAGTACTACCCCGACGTGATCGCCGACCAGGGCGGCAGCAGTGTGGTCGCCTCGTGGGGCACGGCGGACGCCACGGCCGGCACCATCACCGCGCAGAGCATCCGCGTCGACCCGAACAAGACCCGCGCCGCGCAGAAGGTCAAGGATCCGCGCGGACTGGTCGAGCAGCTCGCCGCGAACGTCCTGAACACGGTCCTGGGGCAGATCCTGGGCGGCAACACCCAGTCCGCGCAGAACCGCCCTCGGGTGAGCGCCCAGTCGGCCGGTGAGAACGCCGGGGCGATCGTCGCCAACGACGCCGGGAAGTACCGCACCGTCACCATGGGCTTCGGCATGGAAGGCCTGACGCCCAACAGCCGCAACCTCCTGATGAAGACCGCCTTCGACTGGCTGATGAAGTAA